In Janthinobacterium sp. B9-8, the genomic stretch TCAGATTTCATTTTGTCCTGACTGATGCTGGCGCTGCCCGACACGCCCACACCTACCGTTACGCTGGCGCTTACGCTGCTTTGCTTGCTGTCAAACTGGCTGGTGTCTTGGCGGCTAGCAAGTTTTAAATCGCCGCCGATGTCGGCAATGATTTTGCTGCCGCTGACCACGGCGCCTTCTACGCGGGTGTCGTTGGCCGATTCCAGCGTCAAGGTTTTACCGGCGTTGATATGGCTGTTTTGCTGGGCAGTATCTTTGCCGTCAGCATGACCGCGGCTTAGGCTGCCGTTAGCGGTGACGCCATAGCTGGCGCCGCCTTGCCCGAAGGTAATGGCAACACCTGCACCTGCTGTTTTTGCTGTGCTGCTCGCTCTCGTCCAGCGCCGATTGCAAGTTGATATCGCCATCCGATTTCAGCCTGATATTACCTTTGGCATTGATCTCGCTGCCCAGCACAATCAGCTGGCTTTAGCATCTCCCATCACAAAAACAGGAGCCGTTCTAATTTTCGATGGCTTCTTTTGGAGTTAACCCATAAATGCCTCTACAGAACGTCAACTCAACTCCATTAGCTGACTCCAAGGCATGAAATCAAAACGTCCTTCAGTTCTCAATAGAGTGTGCGCGCAGTAAGCATCAATTGCTTCAGCCGGATTTTTCAATATCCGCATATTTTTCACATCACCATCATGAATATGATAAACAACCTTATCCCTGCTGGAATCAATTACAAAAAACTGATCACCACACTTTCCGGACAAGCCTTCAGGACGGGTATCTAAAAAACATCGGAAAGCTGTCCATTGATAAGGTTTACCATCATAAGGGTTATATTGGGTTTCAATGGCGTTCGGCAATCTCTCCATTACAATGGGAAGTAATGTTTTTTTCCATTTCTTATCGAAACCCGCCAAAATATTTTCAAATGGTTCCCATCCGCCGTTTGGATGCCCAACTAGCTGCGAGTTGATCATGATACTTCCCAACGCATCTGGATGAATACCCCATCCCCCACAGCGCCAAAGCCATGACCCAGATATTTCATCGGGTAGCGCATGAATGCAATCTAAGTCTTCTCCTTGCTCATGCTTTCCTCTCCTTGGATAGCCCACATGTACAATACGATCTTTTATATCAAAATATCCGCGTACCCCTAAATTATCCTCATCAAAATAATTCCACCACCGAATTCCAACCATAAATTCCGAAGCATATTGTTCCAGTACCGCAAAACTTTTAGGTTGAAGTTTTTTTAAAGGCTCAATTATCCATTCTTTCCCACCTAACTTCAGAAATTCGATTTCCGTTAATCCAGCTTCACCACTGTCATGCAAATAATCAAGTTCTTCTTTTGAAACCTCAGTATAGCGAGTACATATGCGTGTGTTTTTATTGCGTACATCCTCGATAGTGCAGCCTGATAAATGCCAATCACTTCCGTCCATATTAAATTTTTCGTGCATTATTTCAAACCTCGCTTTATCAGCTCTACATCAATTTTAATCGCCATTTTCCGCTGCGCATCTAGTAAAAAATCTTTATAAGATTGATGCACAGGTTCTCCTTTAAAGTGTTTCCACCCACCATCAATCCATTCAACAGTGCTTTTCTTAGAACTATTCGCAGATCTAGTTATTGGCTGCAGATTAATTTGGTCATTTATCAATGATTTTTGAACCTCTGGAGGAAGCTTAGAAAAATCAGGGATTTTTTTCAAAATATAGTTTTGCGGAAGAATATGATCAACACCCAAACTAACGCCATCAGGAAGCAATTCTCGCTTACCAGACACTGGATTCATCCATTCAACCTTATTATCTGCATTAACCCACTTCGCGGGAATAGCACCATACCTATTAGTAAGATCGCAACATGCCGCATTGTGCACCCACACCCCAAACTCACCAACATGGTAAGTCTGAAACTCAGCTACTTGGATATTAAATACCGTTTCTGTGGCTGACTCGACGCTCAGGCTGATAACCGTAAGCGGCTTGTTAAGTCGATCCAATAAAACCATATCGGCGGCAAGTAAGGATGCTTTAAGCCAGCCTTGATCCTGAATCCAGAACGGATGCTCTGCCGTTGTACGTAAGCTTTCTTCTACCCCAGCACTATTACGTACTTGCAGGTGGTAAATCGTTTGATCTGAAGTTGCCTTTGTTGCCAATACAGGGCGGAAACCATATTCACCTGTTTCATCGCTCCTGGACCAAACCAACTCTCCACCAACAAATGTTTCGATGGGTTTTAGGCCTGCGCTGGTTTCGACCAGAGTACCAGCAACAAAGCAAGCTGGAGGCGTTAAACATGAACCTACCGGTGTTTTATTTACTTCGTTTGCTTTCAACTCCGCTGATTTGTCAGCTAGCAGCGGGTTTTCTCTATCCTGCACAGAAGGTTTACTAGGAAGCACTGATTTTGCAGTGCTTTTAACCCCAGAAATCGTAGCAACGATCAAAGCCGCTTGCTCAGGCGTAACTCCCCACTTCTGCTTCATCGTTTCTGCAAAAGTAGTCGATGAAAGCATGGCCATTGCATCGCTTTCCTGCATCCGCAATGCACCAAGCGTATACATCATACTGCTCGGTAAGTTCAGATCTTTTTGCATTTTCTCCAGCTCAGCAAAAATCTCTGAGCGCTTTTCCATTAATTCGCCATATTTGGAGCGACATACATCTAAATTACTAGCGCATAAAGACGAAACTTCTATGAGCTGCTTTGTGGCAATTTCTTGGTATTTTTTCTCAATTGCTTTGCAGTTATCTTTGGGCTTGCATGCGGCATATTCCGCATGAAAACTCTTAAGTTGAGGAAGCTTTAAAGAATTATTCTCCATCTCAATCTGCGCCGCATTATTCGCTGCCGCTGCATTGCCATCCGTGGCCGCAACAATGCCAGTGATGATGGAGCCGACCAGATTCTTACGTTTTTCCTTTTCACTGGCCGTCATATTATCTGCATTGGTGTTTTCAATTTCTGATAAGACGTTGTTGATGACGACGCTGGAAGCGGCTCCCACGGCGGCGCTGCTGCAGTTGCTGGCAGAGACTGCTGCTCCGGCGCAGGAGGCGATGGCGTGCAGGGCGGCGCGGACGTTTTGGCTGGTGGCAGTTTCTTTGCCCTCTTCCTGGAACGTGTTCGCAATCGCCTTGATTTTTTCAGCGCCCAAGCTTTGCAGGTAAGCCACAGAGGCGTTTTGCAGCAGGCCTGTTGCACCACCGCTGACATTGCCACCCACGGCAGCTTGCAGTGCGGTCATGGCGCGGCCGTAGTCTCCACCAGGCGTCCATCTATCTGCTTCGGTTTTTTGCCCGTCCAGACTAATGACCTGATCTTTCAGCTGCCTGATCAGCGCCTGATTTTGCTGATCTTGTGGCTTGGCTTGTTCTGCTTTTAAGCTGGCCGTTGTGCCGTCCAGTGCCTTTTTCGCCGCATCCGCCTCGGCCGTGCGGTTTGCCATAAAGGTGTTGCCTTCTTGCAGGAAGGTTTTGGTGGCGCTGAATAGCTCGTTGATTTTTTCAGGCTTAAAATCATTGGCGAGTTGTTGCTGCGCACCATCGGTGTCGCGGCTTAGGCTGGCGATGGTTTCTGCGGCGGTTTTACCGGTCAGCTCTTTTTGTTTGGCTTCATCGGTAATGGTGATTTTGGCTGTGGCAATGGCGCTTTTGGTGGTGCTCGTGCCATTGTCCCCAGCGCTAAGTGCGACAGGCGCAGTGGGTGTGACGCCGCTTGGGCCTGCGTCGTAGAGTTTGCCTCCAGAAGAGGCAGCGGCCTGATCGCCACCTGGGGCTTTGCCGTCTTCCGGTTTTTTCTCAGTCCCGCCCATGCTAAAGCCACCGCCAATGCCGATGCTGCTGGCGCTATATTCGGCGTGGTTGTTGATGTCTTTTTGGGTGAGCGTACCGGTGCTGAGGGTGTTGTCGTCCGATTTGCTGGCGATCACAGCTCCGTTCAGGTCGGTATTCTTTTTAACCTTGATCTCAAAGCCGTCTTTGCCCGCAAACAAGCCGCTTTGTTCTTGCACCGCCGCGTAGTCAGATTTCATTTTGTCTTGACTGATGCTGGCGCTGCCCGATACACCGACACCCACCGTTACGCTGGCGCTTACGCTGCTTTGCTTGCTGTCAAACTGGCTGGTGTCTTGGCGGCTGGCGAGTTTTAAATCGCCGCCGATATCGGCAATGATTTTATTGCCGCTAACTACCGCCCCTTCTACGCGGGTGCCGTTGCCGGATTCTAGCGTCAGGATTTTACCGGCGTTGATATGGCTGTTTTGCTGGGCGGTATCTTTGCCATCGGCTTGGCCGCGACTCAGACTGCCGTTGGCGGTCACGCCATAGCTTCCACCGCCCTGGCCCATCGTGATCGCTACCCCGGCTCCCCAGCTGGAGCTGCTGTTTTTGCTATGCTGCTCGCTCTCATCCAATGCCGATTGCAAGTTAATATCGCCATCCGATTTCAGCTTGATATTGCCTTTGGCATTGATCTCGCTGCCCAGCACATTTAGCTGGCTGGCTTTATCGCCCACCGCCGAGATTTGAATATCCCCTCCCGCGTTTAAAGTGCTGCCGCTATGGCTGATGCTGCTGGTTTTGGTAACACTCTCCGATTTTGATTCGCCATAAGTAATGCTCACGCTCACCGAAGAAGGATCTGCAGCCGCGGCCTTGGCTGCATCAATGCCATTTTTAGCAGCCAGCGCAGCCGTGCCCACCGATAGCGCTTTTACACGGCTATCTTTGGATTCGCTGCCCTGCTGAGCAGATGAGGCAACTGTTTGTGCGGCTTGCAGCACACTCAGTACCGGCGCACTGAAGGCAACAGTAATACCGCTTTGTTTAAAGGTTTGGGTTTCGGTGCTTTGGTGGCGATCCTGACCAGGGTCTACCGTGACTTGCTTGCCTTGGATCACCATATCCCCGGCCAGCGCAGACAGATCACTGTCGGTGACCTGGATTGCATTGCCCGCCTTAATCGTTAGCTTGCCTTGCTCGCTACCCACCAGACTGCGATTTTGGCTTTGAATGCTGCCATCGGCATCGGTATGGGTTTGTTGCTCTTGCTTGCCGTAAGTAAAGCCAAACCCGCCGCCACTAAAGAGGCCGGATTTACTTTCTTTTTTATCGTGAATGTCCTTACTACTATTGGTGCCCGCCGTGATTTTAACGTCGTTGCCTGCCAATAATTGCACGTCTTGCGTCGCAGCAATGGCACTGCCGTTTACTTTGATGTCTTTACCTGTCTGGAAATCAATACGATTACCAGACAGGCTGTTACCACGAGTTAAGAATAGTTAATGTTAATGCAAGACCTGACCACATTGATTCCCTTTTATTTCTTCCTAACAAAGCCCAACAAAATGAATTCAACAACACGATCCGGCTCACTCTCCGACATTAAGACTTCATATATTGCTTCTGCTATATTAAAAACACTCTTCTCTTTCAGCATATATCCAAGCGCCGTTGCAATTCGAGCACATGAAAAAAACTGTAATGCTTGACTTTTATCTTTACCATACAAATCAAAGTAATTCTCATCCATTTCATGAGCAAAATCACTAAGTTCAGCCACTAAATCAGTTGAAATAATAGAACCATTCAGCATTCCTTCAAAAACATCATTTATTAGTTTATTTTTAACATCCAAATTAACAATAGCTACTTGGCATGCAGCAAAAAAAACAGCCTCTCCCTCATCAATGCTGCTCTTTTTAATAAAAACAGCCAACTCCTGAGAAATAGTTTCCAACCTCATAAATCACTCCTTCTTTTTTAAATTACTCTTTATCTTCTTAATTGGAGTAGCAATATTTGCGCCAGTAGGTTCAATCGCACTATTACAAGCAGGACAAACAGGTCGCGTTGCCCCAATATCTACAATTTTATATCCTCTTTTTTGCGCAAATGTAACTATATCTGCCTCTGCATGTCCAGTACCAGGAATAACAATTTCACCCTCACCAATTGAAACACCTGGCCTTAAGTAACCTCTTGGCTCACTAGTACTTACAGCAACAAAACGAGTTCCGTCTGGCTTCTCTAACACAGCAACACCCATAGTAATTCGCCCTCTTGAATTTTCTGGGATCTGTGACAACAGGGCTTCTGATCTGGTTTTGACCAATAGCGTTGGATCTTTATAAACCAAATTTTGAGGTAATCGTGAGCTTATAGGATCAATAGCTTCGCGCTTAACTAGATTAGATGTAGATACACCGACTTCAGAAACTACTCCCGTCTTATCAATAGAAATTACCGAATTTACTGCCCTTCCACCAACTGGCACCTCTGCAGACGATATTTGATTGGAAATAACTTTATTCTTAGAAACAGCGCCAATACCTACCAAGACCGTTGCATCTGTTGCACCAGAGAAATGACCTCCATTAGTGACACTATCCGGACCGGCCTGTTCCAGTAGCACACGCATTAACTGGTCAAAATTATCTTTCGTTAACGCAGCGTATTTCTTACCCCCTTCATACTGAGCATTATCAACCAAGCCTCGGGCCAATACCTCCAGCTTTGCTGACACATCAAAGCGCTCAACAAAATTACCAGCGGCATTCTGATAGAACGTTGTGCCTGTAGCCTTGGTTGCTTTTATTGCATCGGCTTCAGTTGCAAAAATACGCATTTCATCACGGCCATAGACATTTTTAGCCGCCTTGACCAAATCATCTTCATTTAGTGCTTTTAGCGCAGGATTCTTAGCCTGCAGTTCCCTAATTCGCTGCCTCAGCAAATCAGGATGTTTCAGCGCATTATTCTCCATCTCAATCTGCGCCGCATTATTTGCTGCCGCTGCATTGCCATCCGTTGCCGCAACAATGCCGGTGATGATAGAGCCGACCAGATTCTTGCGTTTTTCCTTTTCACTGGCCGTCATTTTGTCTGCGTTGGTATTTTCAATTTCAGACAGGACGTTGTTGATGACGACGCTAGAAGCTGCTCCAACGGCGGCGCTGCTGCAGTTGCTGGAGGAGACTGCTGCTCCGGCGCAGGAGGCGATGGCGTGCAGGGCGGCGCGGACGTTTTGGCTGGTTTGGTTTTCTTCTCCCTTTACTGTCTGGAAGCTGTTGGCTATTTCTTTGATCTTTTCAGCGCCCAAGCTTTGCAGGTAAGCCACAGAGGCGTTTTGTACCAAGCCTGTTACGCCGCCGCTGACATTGCCGCCCACGGCCGCTTGCAGTGCGGTCATGGCGCGGCCATAGTCTCCGCCAGGCGTCCATCTATCTGCTTCGGTTTTTTGCTCACCCAGACTCGTTATTTGAGCATCCAGCTGGCGGATCAGCGCCTGATTTTGCTGATCTTGTGGCTTGGCTTGTTCTGCCTTTAAGCTGGCCGATGTGCCATCCAACGCTTTCTTCGCCGCATCCGCCTCGGCCGTGCGGTTTGCCATAAAGGTGTTGCCTTCTTGCAGGAAGGTTTTGGTGGCGCTGAATAGCTCGTTGATTTTTTCAGGCTTAAAATCATTGGCGAGTTGTTGCTGCGCACCATCGGTGTCGCGGCTTAGGCTGGCGATGGTTTCTGCGGCGGTTTTACCGGTCAGCTCTTTTTGTTTGGCTTCATCGGTAATGGTGATTTTGGCTGTGGCAATGGCGCTTTTGGTGGTGCTCGTGCCATTGTCCCCAGCGCTAAGTGCGACAGGCGCAGTGGGTGTGACGCCGCTTGGGCCTGCGTCGTAGAGTTTGCCTCCAGAAGAGGCAGCGGCCTGATCGCCACCTGGGGCTTTGCCGTCTTCCGGTTTTTTCTCAGTCCCGCCCATGCTAAAGCCACCGCCAATGCCGATGCTGCTGGCGCTATATTCGGCGTGGTTGTTGATGTCTTTTTGGGTGAGCGTACCGGTGCTGAGGGTGTTGTCGTCCGATTTGCTGGCGATCACAGCTCCGTTCAGGTCGGTATTCTTTTTAACCTTGATCTCAAAGCCATCTTTGCCTGCAAACAAGCCGCTTTGCTCGGTGACGGCGGCGTAGTCAGATTTCATTTTGTCCTGACTGATGCTGGCGCTGCCCGATACGCCCACGCCTACCGTTACGCTGGCGCTTACACTACTTTGCTTGCTATCAAACTGGCTGGTGTCTTGGCGGCTGGCGAGTTTTAAATCGCCGCCGATATCGGCAATGATTTTATTGCCGCTAACTACCGCCCCTTCTACGCGGGTGTCGTTGCCGGATTCTAGCGTCAGGATTTTACCGGCGTTGATATGGCTGTTTTGCTGGGCGGTATCTTTGCCATCGGCTTGGCCGCGACTCAGACTGCCGTTGGCGGTCACGCCATAGCTTCCACCGCCCTGGCCCATCGTGATCGCTACCCCCGCACCCCAACTGGAGCTGCTGTTTTTACTGTGTTGTTCGCTCTCATCCAGCGCCGATTGCAAGTTGATATCACCATCCGATTTCAGCCTGATATTACCTTTGGCATTGATCTCGCTGCCCAGCACATTCAGCTGGCTGGCTTTATCGCCCACCGCCAAGATTTGAATATCGCCACCGGCGTTTAAAGTGCTGCCGCTATGGCTGATGCTGCTGGTTTTGGTGGTGCTCTCCGATTTTGATTCGCCATAAGTAATGCTCACGCTCACCGATTTAGGATCTGCAGCAGCGGCCTTGGCGGCATCAATGCCGTTTTTAGCAGCCAGCGCAGCCGTGCCCACCGATAGCGCTTTTACGCGGCTATCTTTGGATTCGCCCGCGGTTTTTGCTGATTCTGCCACCGTTTGTGCGGCTTGCAGCACACTCAGTACCGGTGCACTGAAGGCAACGGTAATGCCGCTTTGTTTAAAGGTTTGGGTTTCGGTGCTTTGATGGCGATCCTGGCCGGGGTCTACCGTGACTTGCTTGCCTTGGATCACCATATCCCCGGCCAGCGCAGACAGATCACTGCCGGTGACCTGGATTGCATTGCCCGCCTTAATCGTTAGCTTGCCTTGCTCGCTACCCACCAGACTGCGATTTTGGCTTTGAATGCTGCCATCGGCATCGGTATGGGTTTGTTGCTCTTGCTTGCCGTAAGTAAAGCCAAACCCGCCGCCACTAAAGAGGCCGGATTTACTTTCTTTTTTATCGTGAATATCCTTGCTGCTATTAGTGCCCGCAGTGATTTTAACGTCGTTGCCTGCCAATAATTGCACGTCTTGCGTCGCAGCAATGGCACTACCGTTTACTTTGATATCCTTGCCTGCCTGCAGATCAATGCTATTGCCAGACAGGCTATTCCCAACCGCTTGAGTGGTACGACTGAAATCACTGGTGGTGGTGGTTTTGCTAGAGAACCAGCCACGCCTATGGCGGTAGGTTTCTTGCGTATCGGTTTGCGTCAGGTCAATCGAAGCCAGCTCGATATCTTTTTTAGCCGATAAGCTCAGCTGGCCTTTCTCTGCCAGTAAATCCGCGCCTTTCAGGGTGATATTGCCATCTGGGCCGGTCGCTTTAATGCTTAGATTTTGCCCGGCCGTTACGCTACCGCCCTGTAAGCTTTCTGTGCTAAAGGCGTGTCTGTCGTAGCGATCATTGCCTGCGCGCTGGTCGTCCCCCGCCAAGCGCTCTTTTACGGCTTCGATCTGTACGCTGGCCCCTTGCAGGGTTAAATTTTGCCCGGCGTGTACATTGGTGCCGACCAAGCTAAGGCGATCACCCGCCACCACCAGAGCCTTGCCGCCTGCGCTGATGCTGCTGATATTTTGCTGGGTGGATTGTTTATCCAGATAGCCCGTGCGCCCACCCGCCCAATCACCATCTGTGCCCAGATGCAAACTGCTGTTGGTGGCGATACTCTGGCTATCAATCTTGCCCTTGGCCTGCATAGTCAGATCTTGCCCGGCCTGTACGCTGGCGGCTTTAAGCAGCAGATCGCGCCCAGCGCTCAGGCTGATGTCGCCACCTTGCACAATCGCTTGCCGGTCTAAGTTGGATTGCTTGGCGCTGCCTGCAGCATTTTTGGTCTCACCCATCGCCAGCGTTTGCAAGACAATATCGCGGCCCGCACTCAGGCTGAGTTTGCTGCTCTCGCCCATGCCCACAATCTGGCCGGATTGGTTTTGCAAATCGTTTTTGGCGTGGATAACGATTTGCTGGCCGCCAATCTGCCCGTGATCATTTAATACATCACGGCCCGCGTTCAGCGTGAGTTTGTTACCCACAATGCTGGAGTTGCGGTTTACCAGATCTTCGCTGCTGCTTAAATGCACTTCACGCGCAGAGATCACCGCCCCGCCTATTTGCAAATCGCCTTGCTCCAAGCGGCGCAGATAGACCTGCGGCACCAGCACATCCTGCTTACTGCCGTCAGCCAACATGACGGTTTGCGTGGTCAGCCAAACCAGATCGCTGGTTAACAGCGCCATTTGCTCAGCACTCAGCGCCACACCAGGGGTAAGCTGATATTGCTTGGCGAAGCTGATCCCCGCATCCATCAGCGATTTAAATTCGCTTTCGGTATCTCGGTAGTCGCTTAAAAAGCGTCGGCCGGTGAGCGCCAAGATCTGATCATTAATCAGCTTTTGCTCAAAAAACCCATCGCCATAGCGCTTTAATTGCTGCGAAGGATCTTTAGCCAGATTCTGGGTAAAGTAATCAGAGCTTAAAAAGCTGCGCTGATTGGTAAAGCGGGGATCGGTTTCAACTAAATAGCGCTGATTTGGCGCGGCATGCAATTTAAACAGGCTGTTATTTGGGGCAACTAAATTAGGCAGCATGGTTAATACCCGCCCCTGCTGGCCTAATTGCATGCTTTGCACTTTGGGGCCAGCTTGTTGGCTGGTTTGCGCCATTTTTGCGGCTTGTGCATCTTTAAGCTGCACTTTGGCCGTGTCGCTCATTTCTGCTTGATCGACTGTTGCCTGTGCTTGCTGCTGATTGGCAAGCAGTGCCGTACTTTGCACCGAAACAGGCCCCATCGCAGCCAGCTGCTCGGCACTTGGTGCATTGTTCTCTGCCGCAAACCTCGCATGCTTT encodes the following:
- a CDS encoding hemagglutinin repeat-containing protein, which gives rise to MSGNRIDFQTGKDIKVNGSAIAATQDVQLLAGNDVKITAGTNSSKDIHDKKESKSGLFSGGGFGFTYGKQEQQTHTDADGSIQSQNRSLVGSEQGKLTIKAGNAIQVTDSDLSALAGDMVIQGKQVTVDPGQDRHQSTETQTFKQSGITVAFSAPVLSVLQAAQTVASSAQQGSESKDSRVKALSVGTAALAAKNGIDAAKAAAADPSSVSVSITYGESKSESVTKTSSISHSGSTLNAGGDIQISAVGDKASQLNVLGSEINAKGNIKLKSDGDINLQSALDESEQHSKNSSSSWGAGVAITMGQGGGSYGVTANGSLSRGQADGKDTAQQNSHINAGKILTLESGNGTRVEGAVVSGNKIIADIGGDLKLASRQDTSQFDSKQSSVSASVTVGVGVSGSASISQDKMKSDYAAVQEQSGLFAGKDGFEIKVKKNTDLNGAVIASKSDDNTLSTGTLTQKDINNHAEYSASSIGIGGGFSMGGTEKKPEDGKAPGGDQAAASSGGKLYDAGPSGVTPTAPVALSAGDNGTSTTKSAIATAKITITDEAKQKELTGKTAAETIASLSRDTDGAQQQLANDFKPEKINELFSATKTFLQEGNTFMANRTAEADAAKKALDGTTASLKAEQAKPQDQQNQALIRQLKDQVISLDGQKTEADRWTPGGDYGRAMTALQAAVGGNVSGGATGLLQNASVAYLQSLGAEKIKAIANTFQEEGKETATSQNVRAALHAIASCAGAAVSASNCSSAAVGAASSVVINNVLSEIENTNADNMTASEKEKRKNLVGSIITGIVAATDGNAAAANNAAQIEMENNSLKLPQLKSFHAEYAACKPKDNCKAIEKKYQEIATKQLIEVSSLCASNLDVCRSKYGELMEKRSEIFAELEKMQKDLNLPSSMMYTLGALRMQESDAMAMLSSTTFAETMKQKWGVTPEQAALIVATISGVKSTAKSVLPSKPSVQDRENPLLADKSAELKANEVNKTPVGSCLTPPACFVAGTLVETSAGLKPIETFVGGELVWSRSDETGEYGFRPVLATKATSDQTIYHLQVRNSAGVEESLRTTAEHPFWIQDQGWLKASLLAADMVLLDRLNKPLTVISLSVESATETVFNIQVAEFQTYHVGEFGVWVHNAACCDLTNRYGAIPAKWVNADNKVEWMNPVSGKRELLPDGVSLGVDHILPQNYILKKIPDFSKLPPEVQKSLINDQINLQPITRSANSSKKSTVEWIDGGWKHFKGEPVHQSYKDFLLDAQRKMAIKIDVELIKRGLK